In Polyodon spathula isolate WHYD16114869_AA chromosome 11, ASM1765450v1, whole genome shotgun sequence, one genomic interval encodes:
- the LOC121322993 gene encoding interferon-inducible double-stranded RNA-dependent protein kinase activator A homolog A-like gives MSQERFPAASKRSSAKNNLSLEQMIAASPGKTPIQMLHEYGTKIGKPPIYYMEKAEGNAHLPSFIFNVEIGAVTSTGQGLSKKAAKHKAAEAALNILKGEPGMSLPFPMTEVPDSPKPSQNQSNPIGTLQELAVQKGWRLPEYSVALESGPAHKREYSVTCRIEAFLETGCGSSKKIAKRSAAEQMIAKLQNLPDSSDTPGISGFRWESLKNSSAEKITMLKRNPLSIPNTDYVQMLSDLSQEQGFEVTFLDIDELTVNGQYQCLAEIAASPVTVCHGTGISCGNAHNDAAHSALQYVKIMATSK, from the exons ATGTCCCAAGAGAGGTTTCCAGCCGCGTCCAAAAGGAGCTCTGCAAAAAACAATCTCAG cttAGAGCAAATGATCGCAGCCAGTCCAGGAAAGACTCCAATCCAAATGCTTCATGAGTATGGTACAAAGATTGGTAAACCCCCCATCTATTACATGGAAAAAGCTGAGGGCAATGCTCATCTACCcagtttcattttcaatgtaGAAATTGGAGCTGTCACCAGTACAG GTCAAGGTCTGAGTAAAAAGGCTGCAAAACATAAAGCTGCTGAAGCTGCTTTAAATATTCTAAAAGGAGAGCCAGGTATGAG CCTTCCCTTCCCAATGACCGAGGTGCCTGATTCTCCAAAACCATCACAAAATCAGTCCAACCCTATTGGCACACTACAG GAACTGGCGGTCCAAAAGGGTTGGAGACTCCCGGAGTACTCTGTGGCTTTGGAGTCTGGGCCCGCTCACAAGAGAGAATATTCAGTGACCTGCAGAATAGAAGCATTTCTTGAAACAG ggtGTGGGAGCTCCAAAAAAATAGCCAAAAGGTCTGCAGCTGAACAGATGATAGCAAAACTTCAAAATCTGCCAGATAGTTCAGATACCCCCGGA ataTCTGGATTCAGGTGGGAATCTTTGAAAAATTCTTCGGCAGAGAAGATCACAATGCTAAAGAGAAACCCGCTGAGTATTCCCAACACGGATTATGTGCAGATGTTATCAGATTTGTCTCAGGAGCAAGGGTTTGAGGTCACTTTCCTGGATATAG ATGAGCTGACTGTGAATGGGCAGTACCAGTGTCTGGCTGAGATCGCCGCTTCCCCAGTCACTGTGTGTCACGGCACAGGGATCTCGTGTGGTAATGCTCACAATGACGCAGCtcacagtgcactgcagtatgTGAAGATCATGGCAACATCAAAATAA